A region from the Pseudomonas cucumis genome encodes:
- a CDS encoding polyamine ABC transporter substrate-binding protein, with translation MPIFSLLRNALLVGAGLTLAVSVQAAGTVHIYNWSDYIGETTLADFQKETGIKPVYDVFDSNETLEGKLLAGRTGYDVVVPSNHFLGKQIKAGAFQKLDKSKLTNYSNLDPVLLKRLEKNDPGNQYAVPYLWGTNGIGYNVEKVKAALGVDKIDSWAVLFEPENIKKLSGCGVAFLDSGDEMLPAMLNYMGLSPNSEDPEDYKKAEAKLLAIRPYVTYFNSSKYISDLANGEICVAAGFSGDVFQAKARAAEANKGIDIAYVIPKEGGNLWFDMLAIPRDATNVKEAHAFINYLLKPEVIAKVSDSVGYANPNPKAGELMDQAVRTDEAVYPSQAVVDKLYVNTELPPKIQRLMTRSWTKVKSGK, from the coding sequence GTGCCTATTTTTTCTTTGTTGCGCAATGCCCTGCTGGTCGGCGCCGGGCTGACACTTGCTGTCAGTGTTCAGGCCGCTGGCACAGTGCATATTTATAACTGGTCGGACTACATCGGTGAGACCACCCTGGCCGACTTCCAGAAAGAAACCGGCATCAAGCCGGTGTATGACGTATTCGATTCCAATGAAACCCTGGAAGGCAAGTTGCTGGCCGGGCGTACCGGTTATGACGTGGTCGTGCCGTCCAACCACTTCCTTGGCAAACAGATCAAGGCCGGGGCTTTCCAGAAGCTCGACAAGTCGAAGCTGACCAACTACTCCAACCTCGATCCGGTACTGCTCAAGCGCTTGGAGAAGAATGATCCGGGTAATCAATACGCCGTGCCGTATCTGTGGGGCACCAACGGCATCGGTTACAACGTCGAGAAAGTCAAAGCCGCACTGGGCGTCGACAAGATCGACTCGTGGGCCGTGCTGTTTGAGCCGGAAAACATCAAGAAACTTTCCGGTTGCGGTGTGGCGTTCCTCGATTCAGGGGATGAAATGCTTCCGGCCATGCTGAACTATATGGGCCTGTCGCCAAACAGCGAGGACCCTGAAGACTACAAGAAAGCCGAAGCCAAACTGCTGGCGATTCGGCCTTATGTGACCTACTTCAACTCGTCCAAATACATCTCCGACCTGGCCAATGGCGAGATCTGTGTGGCCGCCGGTTTCTCCGGTGATGTGTTCCAGGCCAAGGCGCGGGCCGCCGAAGCCAACAAGGGCATCGACATTGCCTACGTGATTCCCAAAGAGGGCGGCAACCTCTGGTTCGACATGCTGGCCATTCCCCGGGACGCTACCAATGTCAAAGAGGCTCATGCCTTCATCAACTATCTGCTCAAGCCTGAGGTGATCGCCAAGGTCAGTGATTCCGTCGGCTACGCCAACCCCAACCCGAAGGCGGGCGAGTTGATGGATCAGGCCGTACGCACGGATGAGGCGGTCTATCCCTCGCAGGCTGTCGTCGACAAGCTGTATGTCAACACAGAGTTGCCACCCAAGATTCAACGACTCATGACGCGCAGCTGGACCAAGGTCAAGTCGGGCAAATAG
- a CDS encoding ABC transporter ATP-binding protein, which yields MAVASGAYKKALEGDQTPKQVLVKIDRVTKKFDETIAVDDVSLEIKKGEIFALLGGSGSGKSTLLRMLAGFERPTEGRIFLDGVDITDMPPYERPINMMFQSYALFPHMTVAQNIAFGLKQDKIPSAEVDARVAEMLKLVQMSQYAKRKPHQLSGGQRQRVALARSLAKRPKLLLLDEPMGALDKKLRSQMQLELVEIIERVGVTCVMVTHDQEEAMTMAERIAIMHLGWIAQIGSPIDIYETPTSRLVCEFIGNVNIFEGEVVDDAEGHALITCKDLDRNIYVGHGISTSVQDKSVTYAIRPEKLLVTADMPTCEYNWSSGKVHDIAYLGGHSVFYVELPSGKLVQSFVANAERRGQRPTWGDQVYVYWEDDSGVVLRS from the coding sequence ATGGCAGTTGCCTCCGGCGCCTATAAGAAAGCCCTCGAGGGCGACCAGACACCTAAACAGGTGCTGGTCAAAATCGACCGGGTCACCAAAAAGTTCGACGAGACGATTGCCGTGGACGACGTGTCCCTGGAAATCAAGAAAGGCGAAATCTTCGCCCTGCTCGGCGGCTCGGGTTCGGGCAAATCCACCTTGCTGCGGATGCTGGCAGGTTTCGAACGGCCCACGGAGGGGCGCATTTTCCTCGATGGCGTAGACATCACGGACATGCCGCCGTACGAGCGGCCGATCAACATGATGTTCCAGTCCTACGCCTTGTTCCCGCACATGACGGTGGCGCAAAACATCGCCTTCGGCCTCAAGCAGGACAAGATTCCGTCGGCTGAAGTCGACGCTCGCGTGGCCGAGATGCTCAAGCTGGTGCAGATGAGCCAGTACGCCAAGCGCAAACCCCATCAATTGTCCGGCGGTCAGCGTCAGCGTGTGGCGCTGGCGCGTTCATTGGCCAAGCGGCCGAAATTGTTGCTGCTCGACGAACCAATGGGCGCGCTGGACAAGAAACTGCGCTCGCAAATGCAACTGGAACTGGTCGAGATCATTGAGCGGGTCGGCGTGACCTGCGTGATGGTGACCCACGACCAGGAAGAGGCCATGACCATGGCCGAGCGCATCGCGATCATGCACCTGGGCTGGATCGCCCAGATTGGCAGCCCGATCGACATCTACGAAACCCCGACCAGCCGTCTGGTCTGCGAGTTCATCGGCAACGTCAACATCTTCGAAGGCGAAGTGGTGGACGACGCCGAAGGCCATGCACTGATTACCTGCAAGGATCTGGACCGCAACATTTACGTGGGTCACGGCATCAGCACCTCGGTGCAGGACAAGTCCGTCACTTACGCGATCCGTCCGGAAAAACTGCTGGTGACGGCCGACATGCCGACCTGCGAATACAACTGGTCCAGCGGCAAGGTGCATGACATCGCCTACCTCGGCGGCCACTCGGTGTTCTACGTCGAATTGCCGAGCGGCAAACTGGTGCAATCCTTCGTCGCCAACGCCGAGCGCCGCGGCCAGCGGCCAACCTGGGGTGACCAGGTTTACGTGTACTGGGAAGACGACAGCGGCGTGGTGCTTCGCTCATGA
- a CDS encoding ABC transporter permease subunit, with translation MKRFRFSSFMLVAGLLFIYAPMLILVIYSFNASKLVTVWGGWSIKWYVGLMDNTQLMGSVVRSLEIACYTAIAAVALGTLAAFVLTRITHFKGRTLFGGLVTAPLVMPEVITGLSLLLLFVAMAQMIGWPQERGIVTIWIAHTTFCAAYVAVVVSARLRELDLSIEEAAMDLGARPWKVFFLITIPMIAPSLAAGGMMSFALSLDDLVLASFVSGPGSTTLPMEVFSAVRLGVKPEINAVASLILLAVSLVTFLVWYFSRRAEEIRKRAIQQAIEEGAADSWKQPDVRRAQASEAA, from the coding sequence ATGAAGCGCTTCCGTTTCTCAAGTTTCATGCTGGTAGCGGGTTTGCTGTTCATCTACGCGCCGATGCTGATCCTGGTGATCTACTCGTTCAACGCCTCGAAACTGGTGACGGTGTGGGGCGGCTGGTCGATCAAGTGGTACGTGGGGTTGATGGACAACACCCAACTGATGGGCTCGGTGGTGCGCTCGCTGGAAATCGCCTGCTACACGGCGATTGCCGCAGTGGCACTGGGGACGCTGGCGGCCTTCGTGCTGACCCGTATCACCCACTTCAAGGGCCGCACGCTGTTCGGTGGTCTGGTCACCGCGCCGCTGGTAATGCCGGAAGTGATCACCGGCCTGTCGCTGTTGCTGCTGTTCGTGGCCATGGCGCAGATGATCGGTTGGCCACAGGAACGCGGCATCGTCACCATCTGGATCGCCCATACCACCTTCTGTGCAGCGTATGTGGCAGTGGTGGTATCGGCGCGCTTGCGTGAGCTGGACCTGTCCATCGAAGAGGCAGCCATGGATCTGGGCGCGCGGCCGTGGAAGGTGTTCTTCCTGATCACCATCCCGATGATCGCGCCGTCGCTGGCGGCGGGTGGCATGATGTCGTTCGCCTTGTCGCTGGATGACCTGGTGCTGGCGAGCTTCGTGTCCGGCCCCGGTTCCACGACCCTGCCGATGGAAGTGTTCTCGGCGGTGCGCCTGGGCGTGAAGCCCGAGATCAACGCCGTGGCCAGCCTGATTCTGCTGGCGGTGTCGCTGGTGACGTTCCTGGTCTGGTACTTCAGCCGTCGTGCCGAAGAAATTCGCAAGCGTGCGATCCAGCAGGCTATCGAAGAAGGCGCCGCCGACTCCTGGAAACAACCGGACGTGCGCCGGGCGCAGGCATCGGAAGCGGCTTGA
- a CDS encoding polyamine ABC transporter substrate-binding protein: protein MKIAGKTLLAMSLMGVMAGAVQADDKVLHVYNWSDYIAPDTVKKFEAESGIKVVYDVFDSNETLEAKLLAGKSGYDIVVPSNNFLAKQIKAGVYQKLDKSKLPNWKNLNPDLLKAVSVSDPGNEHAFPYMWGSIGIGFNAEKVKAALGADAPTNSWDLLFKPENAAKLKSCGISFLDSPTEMIPVALHYLGYPTDTQDKKQLAEAEALFLKIRPSVGYFHSSKYISDLANGNICVAVGYSGDIYQAKARAAEAGDKVKVSYNIPKEGAGSFYDMVAIPKDAENVEGAYKFMTFLQKPEIMAEITNAVRFPNGNAASTALVDKEITSDPGIYPPAEVLAKLYAIADLPAATQRILTRSWTKIKSGK from the coding sequence ATGAAGATAGCTGGCAAGACCCTCCTCGCCATGTCCCTGATGGGCGTGATGGCGGGTGCCGTTCAGGCTGACGACAAGGTGCTGCACGTGTACAACTGGTCCGATTACATCGCACCGGATACCGTCAAGAAGTTCGAGGCCGAGTCGGGTATCAAAGTCGTCTACGACGTGTTCGACAGTAACGAAACCCTTGAAGCCAAGTTGCTGGCGGGCAAGTCCGGCTACGACATCGTTGTGCCGTCGAACAACTTCCTGGCCAAGCAGATCAAGGCCGGCGTTTACCAGAAGCTGGACAAGTCCAAGCTGCCGAACTGGAAAAACCTGAACCCGGACCTGCTCAAAGCGGTATCGGTGAGCGACCCGGGTAACGAACACGCGTTCCCTTACATGTGGGGTTCGATCGGTATCGGTTTCAACGCCGAGAAGGTCAAGGCTGCACTGGGTGCCGATGCGCCAACCAACTCCTGGGACTTGCTGTTCAAGCCTGAAAACGCTGCCAAGTTGAAGTCGTGCGGTATCAGCTTCCTCGATTCGCCAACCGAGATGATTCCGGTGGCGTTGCATTACCTGGGCTACCCAACCGACACCCAGGACAAGAAACAACTGGCTGAAGCCGAAGCGCTGTTCCTGAAGATTCGTCCTTCGGTGGGCTACTTCCACTCGTCCAAGTACATCTCCGACCTGGCCAATGGCAACATCTGCGTCGCCGTGGGTTACTCGGGTGACATCTACCAGGCCAAGGCTCGTGCCGCTGAAGCCGGTGACAAGGTGAAAGTCAGCTACAACATTCCGAAAGAAGGTGCCGGCAGCTTCTACGACATGGTCGCTATCCCTAAAGATGCCGAAAACGTTGAAGGCGCCTACAAGTTCATGACCTTCCTGCAGAAGCCGGAAATCATGGCCGAGATCACCAACGCCGTACGTTTCCCGAACGGTAACGCGGCGTCTACTGCGCTGGTCGATAAAGAAATCACCAGCGATCCAGGCATCTACCCGCCAGCGGAAGTGTTGGCCAAGCTGTACGCGATTGCCGACTTGCCGGCCGCGACCCAGCGGATCCTGACTCGCAGCTGGACCAAGATCAAATCCGGTAAATAA
- a CDS encoding glutamine synthetase family protein, producing the protein MSNNLDQLTDWLKDHKITEVECMIGDLTGITRGKISPTNKFIAEKGMRLPESVLLQTVTGDYVEDDIYYELLDPADIDMICRPDQNAVFLVPWAIEPTAQVIHDTYDKQGNPIELSPRNVLKKVLKLYADHGWQPIVAPEMEFYLTKRSDDPDYPLQPPIGRSGRPETGRQSFSIEAANEFDPLFEDVYDWCELQELDLDTLIHEDGTAQMEINFRHGDALSLADQILVFKRTMREAALKHNVAATFMAKPMTGEPGSAMHLHQSIISIETGKNVFSNEDGTMSQLFLNHIGGLQKFIPELLPLFAPNVNSFRRFLPDTSAPVNVEWGEENRTVGLRVPDAGPQNRRVENRLPGADANPYLAIAASLLCGFIGMVEGHNPSAPVVGRGYERRNLRLPLTIEDALDRMENSKTIEKYLGKKFITGYIAVKRAEHENFKRVISSWEREFLLFAV; encoded by the coding sequence ATGAGTAACAACCTCGACCAGCTCACCGATTGGTTGAAAGACCACAAGATCACAGAAGTCGAATGCATGATTGGCGACCTGACCGGCATCACCCGGGGCAAGATCTCGCCGACCAATAAGTTCATTGCCGAAAAAGGCATGCGCCTGCCCGAAAGCGTTCTGTTGCAGACGGTGACCGGCGACTACGTCGAAGACGACATCTATTACGAACTGCTCGACCCGGCCGACATCGACATGATCTGCCGCCCCGACCAGAACGCGGTGTTTCTGGTGCCGTGGGCCATCGAGCCCACCGCCCAAGTGATCCACGATACCTACGACAAGCAGGGCAATCCGATTGAGCTGTCGCCGCGCAACGTGCTCAAGAAGGTGCTGAAACTCTACGCCGACCACGGCTGGCAGCCGATCGTGGCGCCGGAAATGGAGTTCTATCTCACCAAGCGCAGCGATGACCCGGACTATCCTCTGCAACCGCCGATTGGCCGCTCCGGTCGTCCGGAAACCGGTCGCCAGTCCTTCTCGATTGAAGCCGCGAACGAATTCGATCCATTGTTCGAAGACGTCTACGACTGGTGCGAACTGCAAGAGCTGGACCTCGACACGCTGATCCACGAGGACGGCACCGCGCAGATGGAAATCAACTTCCGTCATGGCGATGCCCTGTCCCTGGCCGACCAGATTCTGGTGTTCAAACGCACCATGCGTGAAGCCGCGCTCAAGCACAACGTGGCGGCGACCTTCATGGCCAAGCCCATGACCGGCGAGCCGGGCAGCGCCATGCACTTGCACCAGAGCATCATCAGTATCGAGACCGGCAAAAACGTTTTCTCCAATGAAGACGGGACCATGAGCCAGTTGTTTCTCAACCACATCGGCGGCTTGCAGAAATTCATTCCTGAGCTGCTGCCGTTGTTCGCACCCAACGTCAATTCGTTCCGCCGCTTCCTGCCGGATACCTCGGCACCGGTGAACGTGGAGTGGGGCGAAGAGAACCGCACCGTGGGCCTGCGGGTTCCGGATGCCGGGCCGCAGAATCGTCGGGTGGAAAACCGTCTGCCGGGTGCCGATGCCAACCCTTACCTGGCCATCGCCGCCAGCCTGTTGTGCGGCTTTATCGGCATGGTCGAAGGGCATAACCCGAGTGCTCCGGTCGTGGGTCGTGGTTATGAGCGGCGCAACCTGCGCCTGCCACTGACGATTGAAGACGCCCTGGATCGCATGGAAAACAGCAAGACCATCGAAAAGTACCTGGGCAAGAAATTCATCACGGGCTACATCGCGGTCAAGCGGGCCGAGCATGAAAACTTCAAGCGCGTGATCAGTTCGTGGGAGCGGGAATTCCTGCTCTTCGCCGTCTGA
- a CDS encoding gamma-glutamyl-gamma-aminobutyrate hydrolase family protein, whose amino-acid sequence MSRLPLIGVTACSKQIGLHAYHISGDKYVRAVASAAKGLPLILPSLADLLAPSEILDALDGILFTGSPSNIEPFHYNGPASAPGTAHDSARDATTLPLIRAAVEAGVPVLGICRGFQEMNVAFGGSLHQKVHEAGPYMDHREDDSLPLEGQYAPSHPVHVQPGGVLAGLGLAREINVNSIHGQGVERLAPGLRVEAVASDGLIEAVSVIESKAFSLGVQWHPEWQVSLNHDYLAIFQAFGDACRKHVLQRDADASNNA is encoded by the coding sequence ATGTCTCGCCTGCCGTTAATCGGCGTCACCGCCTGCTCAAAGCAGATCGGTCTGCATGCTTATCACATCAGTGGCGACAAATACGTACGCGCCGTGGCTTCAGCTGCCAAGGGCCTGCCGTTGATTCTTCCATCCCTGGCGGATCTACTGGCGCCGTCCGAAATTCTGGACGCTCTGGACGGCATTCTCTTTACAGGCTCCCCTTCTAATATAGAACCGTTTCACTATAACGGCCCGGCCAGTGCCCCAGGTACTGCTCATGATTCTGCACGCGATGCCACCACTCTCCCGCTGATCCGCGCCGCTGTCGAGGCCGGTGTCCCCGTGCTCGGCATTTGCCGCGGCTTCCAGGAAATGAATGTGGCGTTCGGCGGCAGCCTGCATCAGAAGGTCCACGAGGCCGGTCCATACATGGACCACCGTGAAGACGACAGCCTGCCGCTGGAAGGGCAGTACGCGCCAAGTCACCCGGTGCACGTCCAACCGGGCGGGGTACTTGCAGGTCTCGGGCTGGCGAGAGAGATTAATGTCAATTCCATTCACGGTCAGGGCGTCGAACGACTGGCGCCGGGCCTGCGTGTGGAAGCGGTGGCGTCCGACGGGTTGATCGAAGCCGTCTCTGTTATCGAAAGCAAGGCTTTTTCCTTGGGTGTGCAATGGCATCCCGAATGGCAGGTAAGCTTGAATCATGACTACCTTGCGATTTTCCAGGCATTTGGCGATGCCTGCCGCAAGCACGTTCTACAACGCGACGCCGATGCGTCAAACAACGCCTGA
- a CDS encoding ABC transporter permease subunit produces the protein MPGGRQLVIGVPFIWLFLFFMLPFFIVLKISFAEADVAIPPYTEIYSFIDQKLQVLLNLSNYAMLGDDELYIAAYLGSLKMALISTVLCLLIGYPMAYAIATARKELQTVLVLLIMMPTWTAILIRVYAWMGILSNNGLLNGFLMSMGWIDEPLQILNTNLAVYIGVVYSYLPFMILPLYANLVKHDTSLLEAASDLGSSTFNSFWKITVPLSKNGIIAGCMLVFIPVVGEFVIPELLGGPETLMIGKVLWQEFFNNRDWPVASALAVVMLAILIVPIILFNRSQAKEMEGKE, from the coding sequence ATTCCCGGTGGCCGTCAGCTGGTCATCGGGGTTCCGTTCATCTGGCTGTTCCTGTTCTTCATGCTGCCGTTCTTCATCGTCCTGAAGATCAGCTTCGCCGAAGCCGACGTGGCCATTCCGCCGTACACCGAGATCTACAGCTTCATCGACCAGAAGCTCCAGGTGCTGCTTAACCTGAGCAACTACGCGATGCTGGGCGATGACGAGTTGTACATCGCCGCTTACCTCGGCTCGCTCAAGATGGCGCTGATCAGCACCGTCCTCTGTTTGCTGATCGGCTATCCGATGGCCTACGCCATTGCCACCGCCCGCAAAGAGCTGCAAACGGTGCTGGTGCTGCTGATCATGATGCCGACCTGGACCGCGATCCTGATCCGCGTGTATGCGTGGATGGGCATCCTCAGCAACAACGGCCTGCTCAATGGTTTTCTTATGAGCATGGGCTGGATCGACGAACCGCTGCAGATACTCAATACCAATTTGGCCGTGTACATCGGCGTGGTGTATTCGTACCTGCCGTTCATGATCCTGCCGCTCTACGCCAACCTGGTCAAACACGACACCAGCCTGCTGGAAGCCGCGTCGGACCTCGGTTCGAGCACCTTCAACAGTTTCTGGAAGATCACCGTGCCGCTGTCGAAAAACGGCATCATCGCCGGCTGCATGCTGGTGTTCATCCCGGTGGTGGGTGAGTTCGTGATCCCGGAACTGCTCGGCGGTCCGGAAACCCTGATGATCGGTAAAGTGCTGTGGCAAGAATTCTTCAACAACCGTGACTGGCCGGTGGCATCAGCGCTTGCGGTGGTGATGCTGGCGATCCTGATTGTGCCGATCATCCTGTTCAACCGTAGTCAGGCCAAAGAAATGGAGGGCAAGGAATGA
- a CDS encoding glutamine synthetase family protein, with the protein MSVPPRAVQLNEANAFLKEHPEVLYVDLLIADMNGVVRGKRIERTSLHKVYEKGINLPASLFALDINGSTVESTGLGLDIGDADRICYPIPDTLCNEPWQKRPTAQLLMTMHELEGDPFFADPREVLRQVVAKFDEMGLTICAAFELEFYLIDQENVNGRPQPPRSPISGKRPHSTQVYLIDDLDEYVDCLQDILEGAKEQGIPADAIVKESAPAQFEVNLHHVADPIKACDYAVLLKRLIKNIAYDHEMDTTFMAKPYPGQAGNGLHVHISILDKDGKNIFASEDPEQNAALRHAIGGVLETLPAQMAFLCPNVNSYRRFGAQFYVPNSPCWGLDNRTVAIRVPTGSSDAVRIEHRVAGADANPYLLMASVLAGVHHGLTNKIEPGAPVEGNSYEQNEQSLPNNLRDALRELDDSEVMAKYIDPKYIDIFVACKESELEEFEHSISDLEYNWYLHTV; encoded by the coding sequence ATGTCGGTACCCCCGCGTGCCGTTCAGCTTAACGAAGCGAACGCGTTCCTTAAGGAACATCCTGAGGTTCTGTACGTTGACCTTCTGATTGCGGATATGAATGGTGTGGTGCGCGGCAAGCGCATTGAACGCACCAGTCTCCACAAGGTTTACGAGAAAGGCATCAACCTGCCGGCCTCTCTATTTGCTCTGGATATCAATGGCTCGACGGTGGAAAGCACCGGCCTGGGCCTGGACATCGGCGATGCTGACCGAATCTGTTATCCAATCCCCGACACCCTGTGCAATGAGCCCTGGCAGAAGCGCCCGACTGCGCAACTGTTAATGACCATGCACGAACTCGAAGGTGATCCTTTCTTCGCCGACCCGCGCGAAGTCCTGCGACAAGTCGTCGCCAAGTTCGACGAGATGGGCCTGACCATCTGCGCCGCGTTCGAACTGGAGTTCTACCTGATCGACCAGGAGAACGTGAACGGTCGCCCGCAACCGCCACGCTCGCCGATCTCCGGCAAACGCCCACACTCGACACAGGTCTACCTGATCGACGACCTCGACGAATACGTCGACTGCCTCCAGGACATTCTGGAAGGTGCGAAAGAGCAAGGCATCCCTGCCGACGCAATCGTCAAGGAAAGTGCCCCGGCGCAGTTCGAAGTGAACCTGCACCACGTGGCCGACCCGATCAAGGCCTGCGACTATGCGGTCCTGCTCAAACGTCTGATCAAAAACATCGCCTACGACCATGAGATGGACACCACCTTCATGGCCAAGCCTTACCCAGGCCAGGCGGGTAACGGTCTGCACGTCCACATCTCGATTCTTGATAAAGATGGCAAAAACATTTTTGCCAGCGAGGATCCCGAGCAGAACGCCGCACTGCGTCACGCGATCGGCGGTGTGCTCGAGACCCTGCCGGCGCAGATGGCTTTCCTCTGCCCGAACGTCAACTCCTACCGTCGTTTCGGCGCACAGTTCTACGTGCCGAACTCGCCGTGCTGGGGTCTGGACAACCGCACCGTGGCCATCCGCGTACCGACCGGTTCCTCCGATGCCGTGCGCATCGAGCATCGTGTCGCCGGCGCCGACGCCAACCCGTATCTGTTGATGGCTTCGGTTTTGGCGGGCGTGCATCACGGCCTGACCAACAAGATCGAGCCAGGCGCACCCGTGGAAGGCAACTCCTACGAGCAGAACGAGCAAAGCCTGCCGAACAACCTGCGCGATGCACTGCGTGAGCTGGACGACAGCGAAGTCATGGCCAAGTACATCGATCCGAAATACATCGATATCTTCGTGGCCTGCAAAGAGAGCGAGCTGGAGGAGTTTGAACATTCCATCTCTGACCTCGAGTACAACTGGTACCTGCATACCGTGTAA
- a CDS encoding aspartate aminotransferase family protein — MTSNNPQTREWQALSSEHHLAPFSDFKQLKEKGPRIITSAKGVYLWDSEGNKILDGMAGLWCVAIGYGRDELADAASKQMRELPYYNLFFQTAHPPVLELAKVIADVAPEGMNHVFFTGSGSEGNDTMLRMVRHYWAIKGQPKKKVIISRKNGYHGSTVAGASLGGMTYMHEQGDLPIPGIVHIAQPYWFGEGGDMTPNEFGIWAANQLEEKILEVGVDNVGAFIAEPIQGAGGVIIPPDSYWPRIKEILAKYDILFVADEVICGFGRTGEWFGTDFYDLKPHMMTIAKGLTSGYIPMGGLIVRDDVVEVLNEGGDFNHGFTYSGHPVAAAVALENIRILRDEKIVERVRTETAPYLQKRLRELNDHPLVGEVRGVGLLGAIELVQDKATRKRYEGKGVGMICRTFCFENGLIMRAVGDTMIIAPPLVITPAEIDELVTKARKCLDLTLSALQG, encoded by the coding sequence ATGACCAGCAACAACCCGCAAACCCGTGAATGGCAAGCCCTGAGCAGCGAACACCACCTGGCCCCGTTCAGCGACTTCAAGCAGCTGAAAGAGAAAGGCCCGCGCATCATCACCAGCGCCAAGGGCGTGTACCTCTGGGACAGCGAAGGCAACAAGATCCTCGACGGCATGGCCGGCCTGTGGTGTGTGGCGATCGGCTACGGTCGCGATGAACTGGCCGATGCCGCCAGCAAACAGATGCGTGAACTGCCTTATTACAACCTGTTCTTCCAGACCGCTCACCCGCCGGTGCTGGAGCTGGCCAAGGTCATTGCCGATGTTGCGCCTGAAGGCATGAATCATGTGTTCTTCACCGGTTCCGGTTCCGAAGGCAACGACACCATGCTGCGGATGGTTCGCCACTACTGGGCGATCAAGGGCCAGCCGAAGAAGAAAGTCATCATCAGTCGCAAGAACGGCTATCACGGTTCCACCGTGGCCGGCGCGAGCCTGGGCGGCATGACGTACATGCACGAACAGGGCGACTTGCCGATCCCGGGCATTGTCCATATTGCCCAGCCGTACTGGTTCGGCGAAGGCGGCGACATGACGCCGAACGAATTCGGTATCTGGGCGGCCAATCAGCTGGAAGAGAAGATTCTGGAAGTCGGCGTCGACAACGTCGGTGCCTTTATTGCCGAGCCGATCCAGGGCGCCGGCGGCGTGATCATTCCGCCAGACAGCTACTGGCCGCGCATCAAGGAAATCCTCGCCAAGTACGACATTCTGTTCGTGGCCGACGAAGTGATCTGCGGTTTCGGCCGTACCGGTGAGTGGTTCGGTACCGATTTCTACGACCTCAAACCCCACATGATGACCATCGCCAAAGGCCTGACGTCCGGCTACATCCCGATGGGTGGCCTGATCGTGCGTGACGACGTGGTCGAGGTGCTCAACGAAGGCGGTGATTTCAACCACGGTTTCACGTATTCCGGGCACCCGGTGGCCGCTGCGGTAGCGCTGGAAAACATCCGCATCTTGCGCGATGAGAAAATTGTCGAGCGCGTGCGTACAGAAACGGCACCTTATTTGCAAAAGCGTCTACGGGAACTGAACGATCACCCGTTGGTGGGGGAAGTGCGTGGGGTCGGTCTGTTGGGGGCCATCGAACTGGTTCAGGACAAAGCCACCCGCAAACGTTACGAAGGCAAGGGCGTCGGCATGATCTGCCGCACGTTCTGCTTCGAAAACGGCCTGATCATGCGTGCCGTCGGCGACACCATGATCATTGCTCCGCCACTGGTGATTACACCGGCTGAAATCGACGAGTTGGTGACCAAGGCACGCAAGTGTCTGGACCTGACCCTGAGTGCGTTGCAGGGCTAA
- a CDS encoding TetR/AcrR family transcriptional regulator, whose protein sequence is MTRTATLRKPRARSQARIDSILDAARTLLAAEGVASLSIYSVAERAEIPPSSVYHFFASVPALLEALTADVHAAFRACLQAPIDHHALNGWRDLSRLVEQRMLAIYEEDAAARQLILAQHGLTEVTQADRQHDIELGDLMHKLFDHHFELPTLPSDVDVFALAMELGDRVYARSVQQHGQITPRMAEEGMRVFDAYLGLYLPPYLPKRAAL, encoded by the coding sequence ATGACGCGCACCGCCACCCTTCGCAAACCCCGCGCCCGCAGTCAGGCCCGGATCGATTCGATACTCGATGCCGCCCGCACGCTGCTGGCCGCCGAGGGCGTGGCCAGCCTGTCGATCTACAGCGTCGCCGAACGCGCGGAGATCCCGCCCTCCTCCGTCTACCATTTTTTCGCCAGCGTCCCGGCCCTGCTTGAAGCCCTGACCGCCGACGTCCACGCCGCGTTCCGCGCCTGCCTGCAAGCGCCCATCGACCACCATGCCCTCAACGGCTGGCGCGATCTGTCGCGACTGGTGGAACAACGCATGCTCGCCATCTACGAGGAAGACGCCGCTGCCCGCCAACTGATCCTCGCCCAGCATGGCCTGACCGAAGTCACCCAGGCCGACCGCCAGCACGACATCGAACTCGGCGACCTGATGCACAAGCTGTTCGACCACCATTTCGAACTGCCAACGCTGCCCAGTGATGTCGATGTGTTTGCGCTGGCCATGGAGCTGGGCGATCGGGTGTATGCACGCTCGGTGCAGCAACATGGGCAGATCACGCCGCGCATGGCTGAGGAAGGGATGCGGGTGTTTGATGCGTATCTTGGATTGTATTTGCCACCCTATCTGCCCAAGCGCGCAGCACTTTGA